From a single Gavia stellata isolate bGavSte3 chromosome 15, bGavSte3.hap2, whole genome shotgun sequence genomic region:
- the PLEKHF1 gene encoding pleckstrin homology domain-containing family F member 1 encodes MVDHLANTEINSQRIAAVENCFGASGQPLAVPGRVLLGEGILTKECRKKPKPRIFFLFNDILVYGSIVINKRKYNSQHIIPLEDVTLETLPDTLQMKNRWMIKTSKKSFVVSAASLTERKEWISHLEECIRHLLTKTGRQPSTEHAAPWIPDKATDICMRCTQTKFSTLTRRHHCRKCGFVVCADCSRQRFLMPRLSPKPLRVCNLCYRQLLAEKKKEAEADCGQPEPIRSAIPGYEPSSGDDSDKSDDDKADQWPADTEFYTSEVSWSSFHS; translated from the coding sequence ATGGTGGACCATCTTGCAAACACTGAGATCAACAGCCAGCGCATTGCTGCTGTGGAAAACTGCTTTGGGGCTTCCGGACAGCCCTTGGCTGTGCCGGGAAGGGTCCTTCTGGGAGAAGGGATTTTAACCAAAGAATGCCGCAAGAAACCAAAGCCTCGcatattcttccttttcaaCGACATCCTCGTCTACGGCAGCATAGTCATCAACAAAAGGAAGTACAATTCCCAGCACATCATTCCCCTTGAAGATGTCACTTTGGAGACGCTGCCAGACACCTTGCAGATGAAGAACCGCTGGATGATTAAAACCTCCAAGAAGTCCTTTGTGGTTTCCGCAGCCTCCCTCACGGAGAGGAAGGAGTGGATCAGCCATCTGGAAGAGTGCATCAGGCACCTGCTGACGAAGACGGGCCGGCAGCCCTCCACGGAGCACGCGGCACCCTGGATCCCAGACAAGGCGACAGACATCTGCATGCGCTGCACACAGACCAAGTTCTCCACGCTCACCCGAAGGCACCACTGCCGCAAGTGCGGCTTTGTCGTCTGCGCAGACTGCTCCAGGCAGAGGTTCCTGATGCCCCGGCTGTCCCCCAAGCCCCTGAGGGTCTGCAACCTGTGCtacaggcagctgctggcagaaaagaagaaggaggcGGAGGCAGATTGTGGGCAGCCAGAGCCCATCCGCTCTGCCATCCCGGGCTACGAACCCTCCAGCGGCGATGACAGTGACAAGTCTGACGACGACAAAGCTGACCAGTGGCCAGCAGACACAGAGTTTTATACCTCAGAAGTATCCTGGTCATCTTTCCATAGCTGA